The DNA window AGTCGCCGAACGGGGCTGGCCCGTCTTCCCGCTCCGGCCCGGATCGAAGATCCCCGCTCTCCACAGGCAGGAGCGGTGCCCCCGCACTGACGGATGCGCCGACGGGCACCTGAAGTGGGAGCAGCGAGCGACCACTGACCGGGCCGCGATCGTCCGCTGCTGGACGCACAAGCCGTACAACATCGGCCTGGCCACCGGCCCCGCCGGACTCATCGTCATCGACCTCGACAGGCCCAAGCCCGACAGCGGTCAGGACGCACCTGGCGGCGCGGAGAACTGGTTGGCGCTCTGCGAGCGCGCCGGCCAGCCTGTCCCGGCCACCCGCACCGTGCGGACGCCCTCCGGTGGCACCCACCTGTACTTCACCGCCCCCGACCACGCCCGCTTGGGGAACACGGCGGGCAAGCTGGCCCTGCTCATCGACACGCGTGCCCACGGCGGATACGTCGTTGCCCCCGGTAGCACCACCGCGGCCGGAACCTACGAGGTCACCGACCCGTCTCCTGTCGTTGAACTGCCCGCTTGGTTGCTTTCGCTGCTCCAGCCTCCGGCACCACGCTCGGTGCCTCTCCGGATGCCGGGAGCGGTCCGCGGCGGAAGTGCGGCCCGCGCGGCTCTGCACGCCGAGTGCGAGGCCGTCCGCCAGGCACCCGCGCATCAGGCGAACAACACGCTCAACCGCAGCGCCTTCAAGGTGGGGCGCTTCGTCGCATGGGGCGACATCCCCCGTGAGGAGGCCGAGGAGGCCTTCCAAGCGGCGGGGGAGGAGCGTGGACTGACCGTGGCCGAGTGCCGCTCCACGATCCGCTCCGCCCTCG is part of the Streptomyces subrutilus genome and encodes:
- a CDS encoding bifunctional DNA primase/polymerase, giving the protein MSDTLTAALSVAERGWPVFPLRPGSKIPALHRQERCPRTDGCADGHLKWEQRATTDRAAIVRCWTHKPYNIGLATGPAGLIVIDLDRPKPDSGQDAPGGAENWLALCERAGQPVPATRTVRTPSGGTHLYFTAPDHARLGNTAGKLALLIDTRAHGGYVVAPGSTTAAGTYEVTDPSPVVELPAWLLSLLQPPAPRSVPLRMPGAVRGGSAARAALHAECEAVRQAPAHQANNTLNRSAFKVGRFVAWGDIPREEAEEAFQAAGEERGLTVAECRSTIRSALDSSARTVRARQTA